The Kosakonia sacchari SP1 genome includes a window with the following:
- a CDS encoding NUDIX hydrolase yields MSKEIPIRCFSISLFVLCNFAAGWRVLLLKRSGNMLNGQWCQIAGGIEHAETAWQTALREAREETGLQLSELYSADCCEQFYEAHRDAITVAPVFVAYVDEACEITLNHEHSEYRWVSFADAHELLTFPGQRKTLDWVKTHFADSSPSPLLKMPSTL; encoded by the coding sequence ATGAGTAAGGAAATCCCGATACGCTGCTTTTCCATATCCCTGTTTGTGCTGTGCAACTTTGCTGCGGGCTGGCGCGTTCTGCTGCTTAAACGCAGCGGTAACATGCTCAACGGTCAGTGGTGCCAGATTGCGGGCGGCATCGAACACGCTGAAACGGCCTGGCAAACCGCGTTGCGTGAAGCCCGGGAAGAGACGGGCTTGCAGCTTAGCGAACTCTATTCCGCCGACTGCTGCGAGCAGTTTTACGAAGCGCACCGCGACGCCATCACCGTCGCGCCGGTGTTTGTTGCGTACGTCGATGAAGCCTGCGAGATAACGCTCAACCACGAGCACAGCGAATACCGCTGGGTCAGCTTTGCTGACGCCCACGAATTGCTTACTTTTCCAGGCCAGCGCAAAACACTCGACTGGGTAAAAACGCATTTCGCGGATAGCTCGCCCTCGCCGCTGCTAAAAATGCCTTCCACGCTTTAA
- a CDS encoding DUF2534 family protein, whose amino-acid sequence MLEKLRTREGKKFIIAVVIVFLVAVSVISKVTFEGVEDQYNLPMESWTVTMFIMQGAWVAIYSLMFTIIGSLPFGFYFLGPKDDRG is encoded by the coding sequence ATGCTGGAAAAATTGCGTACCCGCGAGGGGAAAAAATTTATCATTGCGGTGGTGATTGTATTCCTGGTTGCCGTGAGCGTCATTTCGAAAGTGACCTTCGAGGGCGTTGAAGATCAGTACAATTTGCCGATGGAATCCTGGACGGTAACGATGTTTATCATGCAGGGCGCATGGGTTGCCATCTACAGTCTGATGTTCACCATCATTGGTTCGCTCCCTTTTGGGTTCTATTTCCTCGGCCCGAAAGACGATCGCGGCTAA